Proteins from a single region of Gordonia hongkongensis:
- a CDS encoding ABC transporter permease encodes MTTLAHTVSDSRVMVRRNVRRLIKFPVLTVMLVGIPVVFLLLFVFVFGGQLGAGMTTQSGDSGRAAYLDYVVPGIVLVTVASAVQGTAIVVAMDMTSGIINRFRTMDIARSAVLTGHVLASLLQALFSIVVVLAVAVGIGFRPSAGPLDWLGALGVTSVFSVALIWLSVYLGLAAKSVETASNTPMFLTILPFLSTGFVPAESLPTGLRQFAEYQPFTPVIEVLRGTLTDAPVPTASVVASLAWSLAIGGAAYFLALRTYERRRIPG; translated from the coding sequence ATGACGACCCTGGCACACACGGTGTCGGATTCGCGGGTCATGGTCCGCCGCAACGTTCGGCGGCTCATCAAGTTCCCGGTGCTCACCGTGATGCTGGTCGGCATCCCGGTGGTCTTCCTGCTGCTGTTCGTCTTCGTGTTCGGGGGCCAGCTCGGCGCCGGGATGACCACGCAGTCCGGCGACAGCGGGCGGGCCGCCTACCTCGACTATGTGGTGCCCGGGATCGTGCTGGTCACTGTCGCGTCGGCGGTTCAGGGCACCGCCATCGTCGTTGCCATGGACATGACCTCGGGGATCATCAACCGTTTCCGCACCATGGACATCGCTCGCTCCGCTGTCCTCACCGGTCACGTACTCGCCAGCCTCCTGCAGGCGCTGTTCAGCATCGTCGTGGTCCTCGCCGTCGCGGTCGGTATCGGATTCCGGCCGTCGGCCGGTCCGCTCGACTGGCTGGGCGCGCTCGGCGTGACTTCCGTGTTCTCCGTCGCGCTGATCTGGCTCTCGGTCTACCTCGGGCTGGCGGCCAAGAGCGTCGAGACCGCCAGCAACACACCGATGTTCCTCACGATCCTGCCGTTCCTCAGCACGGGTTTCGTACCGGCCGAATCCCTACCCACCGGGTTGCGGCAATTCGCCGAGTACCAGCCCTTCACCCCCGTCATCGAGGTCCTGCGCGGAACCCTCACCGACGCTCCGGTCCCCACCGCGAGTGTTGTCGCCTCGCTCGCCTGGAGTCTCGCCATCGGCGGGGCCGCATACTTTCTCGCGCTGCGAACCTATGAGCGGCGACGCATTCCCGGATAG
- a CDS encoding ATP-binding cassette domain-containing protein encodes MTTGADIEIRGLTKSYGGHRVLDGIDLEIPAGSVTALLGPNGSGKTTTVGIASTLFPADSGTVTIGGYDTVAQTRAVRAMIGVTGQSVAVDELFSGRDNLVLMADLRRLGRRNGQARAQELIEQFDLVAAADRAVSTYSGGMRRRLDLAMTLVSIPRVIFLDEPTTGLDPRSRRMLWETISRLAAEGVTIFLTTQYLEEADQLADRIAVLDHGHIVAEGTAAELKSRVHDSEVRLTFADRDSFDKAASLLPDARPVPEARRLDIATDDTVTTVRTTLNQLEAAGITVTDVGVHAPTLDDVFFALTGNPASAAADADTGEPGATDPDPSGAAS; translated from the coding sequence TTGACCACCGGCGCCGACATCGAGATCCGCGGGTTGACGAAAAGCTATGGCGGACACCGCGTTCTCGACGGCATCGATCTCGAGATACCCGCCGGCAGCGTGACCGCCCTGCTGGGGCCGAACGGTTCCGGCAAGACCACGACCGTCGGCATCGCGTCGACCCTGTTCCCCGCCGACTCGGGGACGGTGACGATCGGCGGATACGACACGGTCGCGCAGACGCGTGCGGTGCGCGCGATGATCGGTGTCACCGGCCAGTCGGTCGCGGTCGACGAATTGTTCAGCGGGCGGGACAATCTGGTGCTCATGGCCGACCTACGACGGCTGGGCCGACGCAACGGACAGGCCCGCGCCCAGGAGTTGATCGAGCAGTTCGATCTGGTCGCGGCCGCCGACCGCGCGGTGTCGACCTACTCCGGCGGCATGCGTCGGCGCCTCGATCTCGCCATGACTCTGGTGTCCATTCCGCGAGTGATCTTCCTCGACGAACCGACCACGGGTCTCGACCCCAGGAGTCGACGGATGCTGTGGGAGACCATCTCCCGGCTCGCCGCCGAAGGCGTCACGATCTTCCTCACCACGCAGTACCTCGAGGAGGCCGACCAGCTCGCCGACCGCATCGCCGTCCTGGACCACGGCCACATCGTGGCCGAGGGCACCGCCGCCGAATTGAAGAGCCGGGTGCACGACTCCGAGGTGCGCCTGACCTTCGCCGACCGCGACTCCTTCGACAAGGCGGCATCGCTTCTGCCGGATGCGCGTCCGGTTCCCGAAGCACGACGCCTCGACATCGCGACCGACGACACCGTCACCACTGTCCGCACCACCTTGAACCAGCTGGAGGCCGCCGGCATCACGGTCACCGACGTCGGTGTCCACGCCCCGACCCTCGACGATGTGTTCTTCGCGCTCACCGGCAATCCCGCTTCCGCGGCCGCCGATGCCGACACCGGCGAACCCGGTGCCACCGACCCGGATCCGTCCGGAGCCGCCTCATGA
- a CDS encoding serine hydrolase domain-containing protein has product MPADTAAAFQKAIDDTRAAGNLPGVIARVISPAGTWTGTSGVRAAGGDDPIRAADHTRIGSLTKTMTATLLLQLVQEGRVSLDDRIDRFVPDAPNGSATLRQVADMTSGIPSYTASESFDRKFFADPESVWTPTELVDTAKALPPSFPPGQGWEYSNTTYVLLGLVIEKVLAKPIGEVFADRIFTPLGMDESSWPGGSVEIPDPHLDGLTDQGQPDGQTVDSTRWNPSFASTAGAVISTVDDLQTWGEALFTGQGVLNPATQQLRRDSILTSPPPNTATSGYGIGIGNRDGWWGHDGDFPGYNTSLFHNYDSDTTIIIVINTDDAMTVDGKSTTPVSAVQAGLIAALP; this is encoded by the coding sequence GTGCCGGCCGACACCGCGGCGGCGTTCCAGAAGGCGATCGACGACACCCGGGCCGCCGGGAATCTCCCCGGCGTCATCGCCCGGGTCATCTCACCGGCCGGAACCTGGACGGGGACGTCCGGGGTCCGGGCGGCCGGCGGGGACGATCCCATCCGGGCGGCGGATCACACCCGCATCGGCTCGCTCACCAAGACGATGACGGCCACCCTGCTGCTGCAGCTCGTCCAGGAGGGCCGCGTCTCGCTCGACGACCGCATCGACAGGTTCGTCCCGGACGCCCCGAACGGCAGCGCGACGTTGCGCCAGGTCGCCGACATGACCAGCGGCATCCCGTCGTACACCGCGTCCGAGTCCTTCGACCGGAAGTTCTTCGCCGACCCCGAATCCGTCTGGACGCCCACCGAACTGGTGGACACCGCGAAGGCGCTGCCACCCAGCTTTCCGCCCGGGCAGGGCTGGGAGTACTCCAACACTACTTACGTCCTGCTGGGCCTGGTCATCGAGAAGGTGCTCGCGAAACCCATCGGCGAGGTCTTCGCCGACCGGATCTTCACGCCCCTGGGCATGGACGAGTCCTCGTGGCCCGGCGGGTCGGTCGAGATCCCCGACCCACACCTCGACGGCCTCACCGACCAGGGCCAGCCCGACGGGCAGACGGTCGACTCGACGCGCTGGAATCCGTCCTTCGCGTCCACCGCCGGTGCCGTCATCTCGACCGTAGACGACCTGCAGACCTGGGGTGAGGCCTTGTTCACCGGGCAGGGCGTCCTGAATCCGGCGACCCAACAACTGCGCCGGGACTCGATTCTCACCTCGCCGCCACCGAACACCGCCACCTCCGGATACGGCATCGGTATCGGCAACCGCGACGGATGGTGGGGTCACGACGGGGATTTCCCCGGATACAACACCTCGTTGTTCCACAACTACGATTCGGACACGACGATCATCATCGTGATCAACACCGACGACGCGATGACGGTCGACGGCAAGTCGACGACCCCGGTCAGCGCCGTCCAGGCCGGCCTCATCGCCGCGCTGCCCTGA
- a CDS encoding PPOX class F420-dependent oxidoreductase yields MARTVAKADGVDRAELLEFIRPRHHMILSTVRSNGSPQMSPVTGGVDEQGRIVISTYPGRAKAANLRHTPVASVVVLSDDFNGAWVQVHGDAEVLDMPEAEDALVDYFRSISGEHPDWDEYRAAMRTQGKSLIRITPTRWGPVATGGFPAEVAARLDAQDR; encoded by the coding sequence ATGGCCAGAACAGTCGCGAAAGCCGATGGTGTCGACCGTGCCGAACTGCTGGAGTTCATCCGGCCGCGCCACCACATGATCCTCAGCACCGTCCGCTCCAACGGCAGCCCGCAGATGTCGCCGGTCACCGGTGGGGTCGACGAGCAGGGCCGCATCGTCATCTCGACCTATCCCGGCCGGGCGAAGGCGGCGAACCTCCGGCACACGCCGGTGGCCAGTGTCGTGGTGCTCTCCGACGACTTCAACGGCGCCTGGGTCCAGGTCCACGGTGATGCCGAGGTCCTCGACATGCCCGAGGCCGAGGACGCGCTCGTCGACTACTTCCGCAGCATCTCCGGTGAGCACCCCGATTGGGACGAGTACCGAGCGGCGATGCGAACACAGGGCAAGTCGCTGATCCGCATCACGCCGACGAGGTGGGGTCCGGTGGCCACCGGCGGATTCCCCGCCGAGGTCGCGGCCCGGCTCGACGCGCAGGACCGATGA